A window of the Brassica napus cultivar Da-Ae chromosome C5, Da-Ae, whole genome shotgun sequence genome harbors these coding sequences:
- the LOC106435106 gene encoding receptor-like protein kinase HSL1, whose protein sequence is MHLLFLLLILLPTVLSLNQEGFILQQVKHSLDDPLSSLASWNPQDDSPCRWSGVYCGGDFTSVTSIDLSGAKLAGPFPSVICHLSKLSDLSLYDNDINSTLPLDIGACKSLQTLDLSQNLLTGELPHTLADLPFLTSLDLTGNNFSGDIPASFGRFENLEVLSLVYNLLDGAVPPFLGNITSLKMLNLSYNPFTPGRIPPELGNLTSLEVLWLTECRLVGEIPDSLGRLTELVDLDLALNDLVGPIPRSLRGLESVVQIELYNNSLTGAIPRGLGELKSLRLFDASMNQLTGSIPEELCRVALESLNLYENNLEGELPRSIALSPNLYELRLFGNRLTGELPRDLGRNSPLKWLDVSGNEFSGELPPELCGKGELEELLIIHNSFSGPLPESLGDCRSLTRVRLAYNRFSGQVPAGFWGLPHVYLLELVNNSFSGEVSKTIGGASNLSQLILTNNEFTGSLPEEIGSLDNLNQLSASGNKFSGSLPDSLMNLGELGTLDLHGNRFTGKLSPKIKSWKKLNQLNLAGNQFSGQIPVEIGNLSVLNYLDLSGNLFSGNIPVSLQNLKLNQLNLSYNRLTGELPPSLAKEMYKNSFLGNPGLCGDIKGLCGSGDEAKNKGYVWLLRSIFVLAVMVFVAGLAWFYFKYKTFKKERAVERSKWTLMSFHKLGFSEHEILESLDEDNVIGAGASGKVYKVVLTNGETVAVKRLWTGGSGKETGDTDPEKGERRGVKDEAFEAEVETLGKIRHKNIVKLWCCCTTRDCKLLVYEYMPNGSLGDLIHSSKGGMLGWQTRFKIILDAAEGLSYLHHDCVPPIVHRDVKSNNILIDGDYGARVADFGVAKVVDLTGKAPKSMSGIAGSCGYIAPEYAYTLRVNEKSDIYSFGVVILEMVTRKRPVAPELGEKDLVKWVCSTLDQKGVEHVIDPKLDSCFKEEISKILNIGLLCTSPLPINRPSMRRVVKMLQEIGGGDDESHNKTKDGKLTPYYNEEASDQGSIA, encoded by the exons atgcatcttctctttctcctcctGATCCTTCTTCCCACCGTTCTCTCCCTAAACCAAGAAGGCTTCATCCTCCAACAAGTCAAACACTCTCTCGACGACCCACTCTCCTCTCTCGCCTCCTGGAACCCCCAAGACGACTCGCCCTGTCGGTGGTCCGGCGTCTACTGCGGCGGAGACTTCACTTCAGTCACTTCCATCGACCTCTCCGGCGCCAAACTAGCCGGACCTTTCCCCTCCGTCATCTGCCACCTCTCCAAACTGTCAGACCTCTCCTTGTACGACAACGACATCAACTCCACGCTCCCCCTCGACATCGGAGCTTGCAAGAGTCTCCAGACTCTAGACCTTTCCCAGAATCTCCTCACCGGCGAGCTTCCCCACACCCTCGCGGATCTCCCCTTCTTGACGTCCCTCGACTTGACCGGGAACAACTTCTCCGGCGACATTCCGGCGAGTTTCGGCCGGttcgaaaacctcgaggttctCTCTCTCGTCTACAATCTCCTCGACGGAGCCGTTCCTCCGTTTCTCGGGAACATCACCTCGCTCAAGATGCTCAACCTGTCCTACAACCCGTTTACTCCGGGTCGGATCCCGCCGGAGCTCGGGAACCTGACGAGCCTCGAGGTCTTGTGGCTCACGGAATGTCGTTTAGTCGGTGAGATTCCCGACTCGCTGGGTCGACTCACCGAACTCGTTGACTTAGACCTCGCGCTCAACGACCTGGTGGGTCCCATCCCTCGCTCGCTACGCGGGTTGGAGAGCGTCGTGCAGATTGAGCTCTACAACAACTCGCTCACCGGAGCGATCCCGCGGGGGCTCGGGGAGCTGAAGTCGCTGAGACTTTTCGACGCGTCGATGAATCAGCTAACCGGGTCTATACCGGAGGAGCTCTGCCGCGTCGCGTTAGAGAGTTTGAATCTCTACGAGAACAATCTCGAAGGCGAGCTTCCGAGGAGTATAGCTTTGTCTCCCAACTTGTACGAGCTCAGGCTCTTCGGAAACCGCCTCACCGGCGAGTTGCCTCGTGACCTCGGCCGCAACTCGCCGTTGAAATGGCTAGACGTTTCCGGAAACGAATTCTCAGGCGAGTTGCCGCCGGAGCTCTGCGGGAAAGGGGAGCTGGAGGAGTTGCTGATTATCCACAACTCGTTCTCAGGCCCTTTACCGGAGAGCCTTGGAGATTGTCGTAGCTTGACGCGTGTCCGGTTAGCGTATAACCGGTTTTCCGGTCAAGTTCCCGCCGGTTTCTGGGGGTTGCCTCACGTTTACTTGCTTGAGCTCGTCAACAACTCCTTCTCCGGTGAAGTTTCGAAGACTATCGGAGGCGCGTCGAATCTCTCGCAGTTGATACTTACCAACAATGAGTTCACCGGGTCTTTGCCGGAGGAgattgggtctttggacaaccTCAATCAATTGTCGGCGAGCGGAAACAAGTTCAGTGGCTCGCTGCCTGATAGCTTGATGAATCTGGGTGAGTTAGGTACTCTTGATCTTCACGGTAACCGGTTTACAGGGAAGTTGTCTCCTAAAATCAAATCCTGGAAAAAGCTAAACCAGTTGAATTTAGCCGGTAACCAGTTCTCCGGTCAAATCCCGGTCGAAATCGGGAATTTGTCAGTCTTGAACTATCTTGATCTTTCGGGTAACCTTTTCTCCGGCAACATCCCTGTTTCGTTACAGAATTTGAAGCTAAACCAGCTGAACCTGTCGTATAACCGGTTAACCGGTGAGCTACCGCCTTCTTTAGCGAAGGAGATGTACAAGAACAGCTTCCTCGGGAATCCGGGGCTGTGCGGGGACATAAAGGGTCTGTGTGGCTCTGGGGATGAAGCTAAGAACAAGGGCTACGTATGGCTTCTGAGATCGATTTTCGTACTTGCGGTAATGGTGTTTGTTGCGGGACTTGCTTGGTTCTACTTCAAGTACAAGACTTTCAAGAAAGAAAGAGCTGTGGAGAGATCAAAGTGGACGCTTATGTCATTCCACAAACTCGGATTCAGTGAGCACGAGATTCTCGAAAGCTTGGATGAAGACAATGTGATTGGAGCTGGAGCTTCGGGTAAAGTCTACAAGGTTGTACTCACCAACGGAGAGACCGTGGCGGTTAAACGTTTATGGACAGGAGGATCAGGTAAGGAAACAGGAGACACTGATCCGGAGAAAGGCGAGAGACGTGGAGTCAAAGACGAGGCCTTTGAGGCTGAAGTAGAGACATTAGGTAAGATTAGGCATAAGAACATTGTGAAGCTATGGTGTTGCTGCACCACGAGAGATTGCAAGCTATTGGTTTATGAGTACATGCCTAATGGTAGCTTGGGAGATTTGATTCACAGCAGCAAAGGAGGTATGTTGGGATGGCAAACTAGGTTTAAGATCATTTTAGATGCGGCCGAGGGTCTTTCCTATCTTCACCATGATTGTGTTCCTCCGATTGTGCATAGAGATGTTAAGTCCAATAACATTTTGATCGATGGAGACTATGGTGCAAGAGTTGCTGATTTTGGAGTGGCTAAAGTGGTGGACCTGACCGGAAAAGCTCCTAAGTCCATGTCAGGGATCGCTGGCTCATGCGGTTATATTGCACCAG AATACGCATACACGCTCCGTGTGAACGAGAAGAGTGATATCTACAGTTTCGGGGTAGTCATACTTGAGATGGTGACTAGGAAACGCCCGGTTGCTCCGGAATTAGGAGAAAAAGATTTGGTGAAATGGGTCTGCTCGACATTGGATCAGAAAGGCGTG